In the genome of Hymenobacter cellulosivorans, one region contains:
- a CDS encoding carboxypeptidase-like regulatory domain-containing protein, which produces MLPRLLASLLLLLFSASAWAQAVIVTGQVLNASTHEPVPFAILGIRGKSIGTAADEQGRYLLRLPSPDLRDTLIVSCVGFEPRLVPPAQLVAGQRVFQLTPQPQVLKGVTIQSRKVKPGKLGRTTDKADVRWLGGSSGKTTVDDEWGWEIGALLTPERRSTLEELHVYFTDNKYELLRFRLNLYTVKDNRPDQLLSTQDAQLICPPTRKGWLKLDLRPYNIVLDAQPVAATLQWLQSEKKNPEDKYFSIPVVRQKQPGMVERENGHAAWTIHNLLPSLYFTVLTEQK; this is translated from the coding sequence ATGCTGCCTCGCCTGCTGGCTAGCCTATTGCTGCTTTTGTTTTCCGCTTCCGCCTGGGCCCAAGCCGTCATTGTCACCGGCCAGGTGCTCAATGCCTCAACCCACGAACCCGTGCCCTTCGCCATTCTCGGCATCCGGGGCAAGTCCATTGGCACGGCCGCCGACGAGCAGGGCCGCTACCTGCTCCGCCTCCCCTCGCCCGACCTGCGCGACACGCTCATCGTCTCCTGCGTGGGTTTCGAGCCGCGCCTGGTGCCACCGGCTCAGCTTGTGGCCGGCCAACGGGTGTTTCAGCTCACACCTCAGCCACAGGTGCTCAAAGGAGTTACCATCCAAAGCCGCAAGGTGAAGCCCGGCAAGCTGGGCCGCACCACCGACAAGGCCGATGTGCGCTGGCTGGGCGGTAGTTCGGGCAAAACCACCGTCGACGACGAGTGGGGCTGGGAAATCGGGGCTCTGCTGACGCCCGAGCGCCGCTCTACCTTGGAAGAGCTCCACGTCTACTTCACCGATAACAAGTACGAGCTGCTGCGCTTCCGCCTCAACCTCTACACCGTCAAAGACAACCGCCCCGACCAGCTCCTGAGCACCCAGGACGCGCAACTCATCTGCCCGCCCACCCGCAAGGGCTGGCTTAAGCTGGATCTGCGCCCATATAATATCGTGCTCGACGCCCAGCCCGTAGCGGCCACCCTGCAATGGCTGCAAAGCGAGAAGAAAAATCCCGAAGACAAGTACTTTTCCATCCCCGTCGTGCGCCAGAAGCAGCCCGGCATGGTGGAGCGCGAAAACGGCCACGCCGCCTGGACCATCCACAACCTGCTCCCCAGCCTCTATTTCACCGTCCTGACCGAGCAGAAGTAG
- a CDS encoding carboxypeptidase-like regulatory domain-containing protein — MPAARFRLLLSLGPLLSSLSGLAQTESLGQVASRSGSPVPYASVGVKGKAVGTVADEQGQFRLSTLDRALPTDTVVVSCVGYQPQTLPLSQLRQRPRLALAPAATALREVVVRSKQGKQTILGHNGWSRFTALNFYTTRDTVPHDRLGREVGVLMPVKHRSQLESFHLYVASNQFSSVTLRLNLYAVQNGIPQGSLLQQDVIFEVKNLKRGWHEVDLRPYAIELAGQQQVAASVQWLSSQTVDGNHRYFGISTDLSPFHTTILRDKSQENWERIKTNTSLYFTAWASPE, encoded by the coding sequence ATGCCTGCTGCTCGTTTTCGCTTGCTCCTGAGCCTGGGGCCTTTGCTTTCTTCTCTCAGCGGCTTGGCCCAAACTGAGTCCCTGGGCCAGGTCGCCAGCCGCAGCGGCAGCCCCGTTCCCTACGCCTCGGTGGGCGTGAAGGGCAAGGCCGTGGGCACTGTGGCCGACGAGCAGGGTCAGTTCCGCCTTTCTACCCTCGACCGGGCCCTGCCTACCGATACAGTCGTGGTGTCGTGCGTGGGTTACCAGCCCCAGACCCTACCCCTTAGCCAGCTGCGCCAGCGCCCCCGCCTGGCCCTGGCACCGGCCGCCACCGCCCTGCGGGAAGTGGTGGTGCGCAGCAAACAAGGCAAGCAAACCATTCTGGGCCACAACGGCTGGAGCCGGTTTACGGCCCTGAACTTCTACACCACCCGCGACACGGTGCCCCACGACCGACTCGGGCGCGAAGTGGGCGTGCTTATGCCCGTGAAGCACCGCAGCCAGCTGGAAAGCTTTCATCTGTACGTGGCCAGCAACCAGTTTTCCTCCGTCACGCTGCGCCTGAACCTCTACGCGGTACAGAACGGCATTCCGCAGGGCTCTTTGCTGCAACAGGACGTTATTTTCGAGGTTAAAAACCTAAAGCGCGGCTGGCACGAGGTCGACCTTCGCCCCTACGCCATTGAGCTGGCCGGCCAGCAGCAGGTGGCTGCCTCGGTGCAGTGGCTCAGCAGCCAGACCGTCGACGGCAACCACCGCTACTTCGGCATTTCCACCGACCTGAGTCCGTTTCACACCACCATCCTGCGAGACAAAAGTCAGGAAAACTGGGAGCGAATCAAGACTAACACCAGCCTCTACTTCACTGCCTGGGCCAGCCCGGAGTAA
- a CDS encoding GlcG/HbpS family heme-binding protein encodes MSILLEQAQSAVRAAQQKALEMGVKMNIAVVDAGANLTAFARMDGAWLGSLDISIRKAKTARFFDMPTGELGKISQPGGPLFNIEHSNGGLITFPGGIPITDGNGQVIGAIGVSGSTVEDDHAVAEAGVAALR; translated from the coding sequence ATGAGCATTCTTCTCGAACAAGCCCAAAGCGCCGTGCGCGCCGCCCAGCAAAAAGCCCTGGAAATGGGCGTCAAAATGAACATTGCCGTGGTGGATGCCGGGGCCAACCTCACGGCCTTTGCCCGCATGGACGGTGCCTGGCTCGGCTCCCTGGACATCTCCATCAGGAAGGCCAAGACGGCCCGCTTCTTCGATATGCCCACCGGTGAACTGGGCAAGATTTCCCAGCCCGGCGGCCCGCTCTTCAACATTGAACACTCCAACGGCGGCCTGATTACCTTTCCCGGCGGTATCCCGATTACCGACGGCAACGGCCAGGTAATCGGGGCCATCGGCGTGTCGGGTAGCACCGTGGAAGACGACCACGCCGTGGCCGAGGCCGGCGTAGCAGCCCTGCGCTAG
- the lepA gene encoding translation elongation factor 4: MKNIRNFCIIAHIDHGKSTLADRLLEFTSTVSKRDMQAQLLDNMDLERERGITIKSHAIQMQYPYKGEMYTLNLIDTPGHVDFSYEVSRSIAACEGALLIVDSSQGIEAQTISNLYLAIGSDLTIIPVLNKIDLPHAMPEEVSDEIVDLIGCDRDEIIPASGKSGIGIEDILNAICDRIPAPKGDPEAPLQALIFDSVFNSYRGIEVLFRIKNGTMRKGDKLRFMATGKEYGADEIGILGLNQEPRQEIAAGNVGYLISGIKEAREVKVGDTITHVARPTQEAIVGFEDVKPMVFAGIYPVDTTEYEELRSSMEKLQLNDASLVWEPETSAALGFGFRCGFLGMLHMEIVQERLEREFNMTVITTVPSVQFHATGTKDQLLTINAPSEMPEPNLIKHIEEPYIKAQIITASDYVGAIITLCMEKRGIIKGQSYLTSDRVEMNFELPLSEIVFDFFDKLKTISRGYASLDYELIGFRESDMVKLDIMLNGEKVDALSAIVHRSKSYEWGKRICEKLRELLPRQMFDIAIQASIGQKIIARETVKALRKNVIAKCYGGDISRKRKLLEKQKEGKKRMRSVGSVEIPQEAFLAVLKLD; encoded by the coding sequence GTGAAGAACATTCGCAATTTCTGCATCATTGCCCACATCGACCACGGCAAAAGCACGTTGGCCGACCGGCTCCTGGAATTCACCAGCACCGTGTCGAAGCGCGACATGCAGGCTCAGCTGCTCGATAATATGGATCTGGAGCGGGAGCGGGGCATCACCATCAAGAGCCACGCCATCCAGATGCAGTACCCCTACAAAGGGGAGATGTACACGCTCAACCTGATTGATACCCCCGGCCACGTCGACTTCAGCTACGAGGTGTCGCGCTCCATTGCCGCCTGCGAAGGCGCTTTGCTGATCGTCGACTCCTCCCAGGGTATTGAGGCCCAGACGATTTCCAACCTCTACCTGGCCATCGGCTCCGACCTGACCATTATTCCGGTTCTGAATAAAATCGATTTGCCCCACGCTATGCCGGAAGAAGTTTCCGACGAAATCGTGGACCTGATCGGCTGCGACCGGGACGAAATCATTCCGGCTTCGGGCAAGTCCGGCATCGGCATCGAGGATATTCTCAACGCCATCTGCGACCGTATTCCGGCCCCCAAAGGCGACCCGGAAGCTCCGTTGCAGGCTCTGATCTTTGACTCGGTGTTCAATTCCTACCGCGGCATTGAAGTACTGTTCCGCATTAAGAACGGCACCATGCGCAAGGGCGACAAGCTCCGCTTCATGGCGACCGGCAAGGAGTACGGTGCCGACGAAATCGGTATTTTGGGTTTGAACCAGGAGCCCCGCCAGGAAATTGCGGCCGGCAACGTAGGCTACCTGATTTCGGGCATCAAAGAAGCCCGGGAAGTAAAAGTAGGGGACACAATTACCCACGTAGCCCGTCCCACTCAGGAGGCCATTGTCGGTTTCGAGGACGTGAAGCCCATGGTATTCGCCGGTATCTACCCCGTCGATACCACCGAGTACGAGGAGCTGCGCTCCTCGATGGAAAAGCTGCAGCTCAACGACGCCTCCCTGGTGTGGGAGCCCGAAACCTCGGCGGCCCTGGGCTTCGGCTTCCGCTGCGGCTTTTTGGGCATGCTGCACATGGAAATCGTGCAGGAGCGCCTGGAGCGCGAGTTCAACATGACGGTCATTACCACCGTGCCCAGCGTGCAGTTTCACGCCACCGGCACTAAAGACCAGTTGCTGACCATCAACGCGCCCTCCGAAATGCCGGAGCCAAACCTGATTAAGCACATCGAGGAGCCCTACATCAAAGCCCAGATCATCACGGCTTCGGATTACGTAGGCGCCATCATCACCTTGTGCATGGAGAAGCGCGGCATCATCAAGGGCCAGAGCTACCTGACCTCCGACCGGGTGGAAATGAACTTCGAGCTGCCCCTGTCCGAAATCGTGTTCGACTTCTTCGACAAGCTCAAGACCATCAGCCGCGGTTACGCCTCGCTCGACTATGAGCTCATCGGCTTCCGCGAGTCAGACATGGTCAAGCTCGACATCATGCTAAACGGTGAGAAGGTCGATGCTTTGTCGGCCATCGTGCACCGTTCCAAGTCGTATGAGTGGGGCAAGCGCATCTGCGAAAAGCTGCGTGAGCTGCTGCCCCGTCAGATGTTCGATATTGCCATTCAGGCCTCCATCGGGCAGAAAATCATTGCCCGTGAAACGGTGAAGGCCCTGCGCAAAAACGTAATTGCCAAGTGCTACGGCGGCGACATCAGCCGTAAGCGCAAGCTGCTCGAAAAGCAGAAAGAAGGCAAGAAGCGGATGCGCTCGGTGGGCTCCGTGGAAATACCCCAAGAAGCCTTTTTGGCCGTCCTTAAACTCGACTGA
- a CDS encoding bifunctional 5,10-methylenetetrahydrofolate dehydrogenase/5,10-methenyltetrahydrofolate cyclohydrolase produces MTTAPEAPATYRLIDGKQTAEDIKVEIAAEVAQRRADGLKVPHLAAILVGHDGGSETYVRNKVLACERVGFESTLLRYEDDITEAELLAKVDELNRDEQIDGFIVQLPLPKHIDPNKVIEAIRPEKDVDGFHPMNIGRMVAGLPALLPATPSGIVELLRRYELVTDGKHCVVIGRSNIVGTPVSILLAKNLEPGNCTVTLCHSRTQNLAEITRTADIVVAALGRPGFVTADMVQPGAVVIDVGTTRVEDATKKAGWALKGDVNFEEVAPKASYITPVPGGVGPMTIAMLLLNTLRAAKGEIYPR; encoded by the coding sequence ATGACCACTGCTCCTGAAGCACCCGCCACCTACCGCCTCATCGACGGCAAGCAGACCGCCGAAGACATCAAAGTGGAAATTGCCGCCGAAGTAGCCCAGCGCCGGGCCGACGGCCTGAAAGTGCCCCATCTGGCCGCCATCCTCGTAGGCCATGACGGCGGCTCCGAAACCTACGTACGCAACAAGGTGCTGGCCTGCGAGCGGGTTGGTTTCGAAAGCACCCTGCTACGCTACGAAGACGACATCACCGAAGCTGAGCTGCTGGCTAAGGTCGACGAGCTGAACCGGGACGAGCAGATTGACGGCTTCATCGTGCAGCTGCCCCTGCCCAAGCACATCGACCCCAATAAGGTCATCGAAGCCATTCGGCCGGAAAAGGACGTGGACGGTTTTCACCCGATGAACATTGGCCGAATGGTGGCTGGTTTGCCGGCCTTACTGCCCGCTACGCCTTCGGGCATCGTGGAGCTGTTGCGCCGCTACGAGTTGGTAACCGACGGTAAGCACTGTGTGGTAATTGGGCGTAGTAACATCGTGGGTACGCCAGTTAGTATTCTGCTAGCCAAGAACTTGGAGCCAGGTAACTGTACAGTTACTTTATGCCACTCCCGTACCCAGAACCTGGCCGAAATTACCCGCACTGCCGACATCGTGGTGGCTGCTCTGGGGCGCCCGGGCTTCGTCACAGCCGATATGGTGCAACCTGGTGCCGTGGTAATTGACGTAGGTACCACCCGCGTGGAAGATGCCACCAAAAAGGCTGGCTGGGCCCTGAAAGGCGACGTGAATTTTGAGGAGGTGGCTCCCAAAGCCAGTTACATTACGCCCGTACCCGGCGGGGTAGGGCCCATGACCATTGCCATGCTGCTGCTCAACACGCTGCGGGCAGCGAAAGGGGAGATATACCCGCGCTAA
- a CDS encoding 7-carboxy-7-deazaguanine synthase QueE: MEQFYTIQGEGYNTGRAAYFLRLGGCDVGCVWCDVKESWDADAHPRVAIPDMVAAATAHAGRNVVITGGEPLMHDLTQLTAALHAAGCQNWIETSGAYPLTGQWDWICVSPKKFKAPLPSVLQQAHELKIIVFNKSDFQWAEQHAALVGEHTRLYLQPEWSKASQMMPLIVDYVKENPRWQVSLQTHKYLDIP, from the coding sequence ATGGAGCAGTTTTACACGATTCAGGGCGAAGGCTATAACACCGGCCGCGCCGCGTACTTCCTGCGTCTGGGCGGCTGCGACGTGGGTTGCGTGTGGTGCGACGTAAAAGAGTCGTGGGACGCTGATGCTCACCCGCGCGTGGCCATCCCCGACATGGTAGCCGCCGCTACGGCTCATGCCGGCCGCAACGTAGTCATTACCGGCGGCGAGCCCCTCATGCACGACCTGACCCAGCTCACGGCTGCTTTGCACGCGGCGGGTTGCCAGAACTGGATTGAAACCTCGGGCGCTTATCCGCTCACCGGGCAGTGGGACTGGATTTGCGTGTCGCCCAAGAAATTCAAGGCCCCGCTGCCTTCGGTATTGCAGCAGGCCCACGAGCTCAAGATTATCGTTTTTAACAAAAGCGACTTTCAGTGGGCCGAGCAGCACGCGGCCTTGGTGGGGGAGCACACCCGCCTGTACTTACAGCCCGAATGGAGCAAAGCCTCGCAAATGATGCCGTTGATAGTGGATTATGTAAAAGAAAATCCGCGCTGGCAGGTGTCGTTGCAGACGCATAAATACCTTGATATTCCGTAG
- a CDS encoding OmpA family protein: protein MLLFGLSFFLPSAAVGQNKLSSSNTKAKNLYDKAQAQAKERQFDKAIETLTTLNQKFPSLGEPYIMKGSLLKAMGENRGAYEAYRDGLSKVALDPARSLDYYTLADLAMSFGDYATAGDNYKRFVKTAPKGQRFVFRAQRQLLNCEFAVKAMANPVGIEPTRLPEPMNTFRYQYFPALTADNRFLLYTARATVQSNEDLFIAKQNKDGSLGNPVPISAAINTSYNEGAGTISGDGKTLVFASCDRPNAVGNCDLYISRRTGNTWSKPQNLGRNVNSVEWDSQPTLSADGRTLYFTSTRRGGKGQEDLYVTTLQENGSWSAAKNLGEPVNTPGKDMAPFIHASGTTLYYVTDGLVGMGGLDVYRCELQTGNKWSDPLNLGYPLNTFENEASLFISSDNRRGFCSRSRAPEVGMKAERDRPVELFAFEVPQPVKARETSTYTQGRVFDATTKKPIQADVQLYDLQTDELTQYVTSDSENGDYTVVLNEGRQYAMYAVADKYLMKSLSFDYSDKRTFDPLTLDIYLEPVRAGRSIVLNNLFFDTNEYELKPTSRTELNRLIQFMRQYQDVQVEVSGHTDDVGADADNITLSQNRARSVYTYLVEHGVKATRLRYKGYGETKPLVANDSDAHRQQNRRIELKIL from the coding sequence TTGCTGCTATTTGGTCTGAGTTTCTTCCTGCCTTCAGCGGCAGTGGGGCAGAACAAACTGTCGAGCTCCAACACCAAAGCCAAAAACCTGTACGATAAAGCGCAGGCCCAGGCTAAGGAACGGCAGTTTGACAAGGCCATTGAAACGCTGACCACCCTCAATCAGAAATTTCCCTCGCTCGGAGAGCCTTACATTATGAAAGGTTCCCTGCTCAAGGCTATGGGGGAAAACCGCGGCGCCTACGAAGCCTACCGCGACGGCCTGAGCAAAGTAGCCCTCGACCCGGCCCGCTCCCTGGATTACTATACCCTGGCCGACCTGGCCATGAGCTTCGGCGACTATGCCACGGCCGGCGACAATTACAAGCGTTTCGTCAAAACGGCGCCGAAGGGGCAGCGCTTCGTCTTTCGGGCCCAGCGCCAACTGCTCAACTGTGAGTTTGCCGTGAAAGCCATGGCCAACCCCGTTGGTATTGAGCCTACGCGCCTGCCGGAGCCCATGAACACGTTCCGTTACCAGTATTTTCCTGCTCTAACAGCCGATAACCGTTTTTTGCTGTACACGGCCCGGGCCACGGTGCAAAGCAACGAGGACCTGTTTATTGCCAAGCAGAACAAGGACGGCTCCCTGGGCAACCCCGTCCCGATTTCGGCTGCCATCAATACCAGCTACAACGAAGGCGCTGGTACGATTTCCGGCGACGGCAAAACCCTGGTTTTCGCCTCCTGCGACCGGCCTAATGCGGTGGGCAACTGCGACCTCTACATCTCCCGCCGCACCGGCAACACCTGGAGCAAGCCTCAGAACCTGGGCCGCAACGTGAATTCGGTAGAGTGGGACTCCCAGCCCACCTTGTCGGCCGATGGGCGCACACTGTACTTCACTTCTACTAGGCGCGGTGGTAAGGGGCAGGAAGACCTCTACGTGACCACCCTGCAAGAAAACGGCAGTTGGAGTGCCGCTAAAAATCTGGGGGAGCCGGTCAACACACCGGGCAAGGACATGGCTCCGTTTATCCACGCCAGCGGTACTACGCTCTACTACGTCACCGACGGCCTGGTAGGCATGGGCGGCCTGGATGTGTACCGCTGCGAGTTGCAAACCGGCAACAAGTGGAGCGACCCGCTAAACCTAGGCTACCCACTAAACACCTTCGAGAACGAGGCTTCCCTGTTTATCAGCTCCGACAACCGCCGGGGCTTCTGCAGCCGCTCCCGCGCCCCGGAAGTAGGCATGAAAGCCGAGCGTGACCGGCCGGTCGAATTGTTTGCCTTCGAAGTGCCCCAGCCCGTCAAGGCCCGTGAAACCAGCACCTACACCCAGGGCCGGGTATTCGACGCTACTACCAAAAAGCCCATTCAGGCCGACGTGCAGCTCTATGACCTGCAAACCGATGAGTTGACCCAGTATGTAACCTCCGACTCAGAAAACGGCGACTATACTGTGGTCCTCAACGAAGGCCGGCAATATGCCATGTACGCCGTGGCCGACAAGTACCTAATGAAGAGCCTGAGTTTCGACTACTCCGACAAGCGCACCTTCGACCCGCTGACCCTGGATATCTACCTGGAACCCGTGCGGGCCGGGCGCAGCATCGTGCTCAATAACCTGTTTTTTGACACGAATGAGTATGAGCTTAAGCCTACTTCCCGCACCGAACTCAACCGCCTGATTCAGTTCATGCGCCAGTACCAGGATGTGCAGGTAGAAGTATCGGGCCACACCGACGACGTGGGGGCCGACGCGGACAATATTACTTTGTCGCAGAATCGGGCCCGGTCGGTGTACACCTACTTGGTAGAGCACGGGGTAAAGGCCACTCGCCTGCGCTATAAGGGGTATGGCGAGACTAAGCCCCTGGTAGCCAACGACTCGGATGCGCATCGGCAGCAGAACCGCCGTATCGAACTGAAGATCCTTTAG
- a CDS encoding citrate synthase, whose amino-acid sequence MAESAELILDGKSYSFPVTEGTEHEKAIDIAKLRDQTGYITIDSGYKNTGATKSAITFLDGEEGILRYRGYPIEQLAEQSSFLEVAYLLIYGTLPTQAELDNFSHQITKHTLVHEDVRKIFDGFPSAAHPMAILSSLICSLTAFYPESVSPDLSKEEIDLNVIRLMAKISTIAAWTYKNNMGHPLNYPRNDLDYCSNFLYMMFSFPTEKYEIDSRIVSALNKLLILHADHEQNCSTSTVRLVGSANASLYGSVSAGINALWGPLHGGANQEVLEMLQAIQKDGGDTSKFIAKAKDKNDPFRLMGFGHRVYKNFDPRAKIIKKAADDVLGALGINDPLLKIAQELEQAALTDEYFVERKLYPNVDFYSGIIYRAIGIPTEMFTVMFALGRLPGWIAQWKEMRENKEPIGRPRQVYTGELERDYVSIEQRS is encoded by the coding sequence ATGGCAGAGTCTGCTGAACTGATCCTCGACGGGAAGTCCTACTCCTTCCCCGTCACCGAGGGCACCGAACACGAAAAGGCAATTGATATTGCCAAGCTGCGTGACCAGACCGGTTACATCACTATCGATTCGGGCTACAAAAACACGGGAGCTACCAAGAGCGCCATTACGTTCCTCGACGGCGAGGAAGGCATTCTGCGCTACCGCGGCTATCCGATTGAACAACTGGCCGAGCAGTCCAGCTTTCTGGAAGTTGCCTACCTGCTGATCTACGGCACGCTGCCCACCCAGGCCGAGCTCGACAACTTCAGCCACCAGATCACCAAGCACACGCTCGTGCACGAGGACGTGCGCAAGATTTTTGACGGCTTCCCCTCGGCCGCTCACCCCATGGCCATCCTGAGCAGCCTGATCTGCTCGCTGACCGCCTTCTACCCCGAAAGCGTGTCGCCGGATCTGAGCAAGGAAGAAATTGACCTGAACGTGATTCGTCTCATGGCCAAGATTTCGACCATTGCCGCCTGGACCTACAAGAACAACATGGGTCACCCGCTGAACTATCCGCGCAACGACCTCGACTACTGCTCGAACTTCCTGTACATGATGTTCAGCTTCCCCACGGAGAAGTATGAAATCGACTCGCGTATCGTATCGGCCCTCAACAAGCTACTCATCCTGCACGCCGACCACGAGCAGAACTGCTCCACCTCGACCGTGCGTCTGGTAGGCTCAGCCAACGCTAGCCTCTATGGCTCGGTATCGGCTGGTATCAACGCCCTGTGGGGCCCCCTGCACGGTGGTGCCAACCAGGAAGTACTGGAGATGCTGCAGGCCATCCAGAAGGACGGCGGCGACACAAGCAAGTTCATTGCCAAGGCCAAGGACAAGAATGACCCCTTCCGCCTGATGGGCTTCGGTCACCGCGTCTACAAGAACTTCGACCCCCGCGCCAAGATTATCAAGAAAGCTGCCGACGACGTACTGGGCGCATTGGGCATCAACGACCCCCTGCTCAAGATTGCCCAGGAGTTGGAGCAAGCTGCTCTCACCGATGAGTATTTCGTTGAGCGTAAGCTGTATCCAAACGTTGACTTCTACTCCGGCATCATCTACCGCGCCATCGGCATCCCGACCGAGATGTTCACGGTAATGTTTGCCCTGGGCCGCCTGCCCGGCTGGATTGCCCAGTGGAAGGAAATGCGCGAAAACAAAGAGCCCATCGGCCGTCCCCGTCAGGTATACACCGGTGAGTTGGAGCGCGACTACGTAAGCATCGAGCAGCGCTCGTAA
- a CDS encoding aldo/keto reductase, whose protein sequence is MNYNQLGKSSIQVSQISFGCMSLGPDHTANATLLRRALDAGITFFDTADLYDKGGNEVTVGKALQGRRQEVVLATKVGSQWRPDGSGWDWNPRKTYMLQAIEQSLRRLQTDYIDLYQLHGGTLDDPIDETIEAFELLKEQGKIRAYGISSIRPSVIREYVRKSSIASVMMQYSLLDRRPEESCLELLHQHQISVLARGSYAQGLLVGKPAKPYLTYAPQQVEQAAAAIRQVADSLQQTAAEVTVGFVLAQPVIASAVLGIRTAEQLDDAIRSGQQVPLSTAQLQTLRRALSPNQYDQHR, encoded by the coding sequence ATGAACTACAATCAGTTGGGTAAATCCTCAATTCAGGTCAGTCAAATCAGCTTCGGCTGCATGTCGCTGGGTCCAGACCATACGGCCAATGCCACCCTGCTACGCCGGGCCCTGGATGCGGGTATTACCTTTTTTGACACAGCTGACCTCTATGATAAGGGCGGGAATGAAGTAACCGTTGGCAAAGCCTTGCAGGGCCGGCGGCAGGAGGTAGTGCTGGCTACCAAAGTCGGTAGTCAGTGGCGCCCCGACGGCAGTGGCTGGGACTGGAACCCGCGCAAAACCTATATGCTGCAGGCCATAGAGCAAAGCCTGCGCCGCCTGCAAACCGACTATATCGACTTATACCAGTTGCACGGCGGCACCCTCGACGACCCGATAGACGAGACCATCGAGGCGTTTGAATTGCTGAAGGAGCAGGGTAAAATCCGGGCATACGGCATTTCCTCGATTCGACCCAGTGTCATCCGGGAGTACGTACGCAAGTCCAGCATTGCCAGCGTGATGATGCAGTACAGCCTGCTGGACCGGCGGCCTGAGGAAAGCTGTCTGGAATTGCTGCACCAGCACCAGATCAGTGTGCTGGCGCGGGGTAGCTACGCCCAGGGCCTACTGGTGGGTAAACCGGCCAAGCCCTACCTGACCTACGCGCCGCAACAGGTAGAGCAGGCCGCGGCGGCAATAAGGCAGGTTGCGGACAGCTTACAGCAAACGGCCGCCGAAGTAACGGTGGGCTTCGTATTGGCCCAGCCCGTTATTGCTTCCGCCGTGCTCGGCATTCGAACCGCTGAGCAGCTTGATGATGCCATCCGGTCCGGACAACAAGTACCCTTGAGCACCGCCCAGCTACAAACTCTACGGCGGGCGTTGTCGCCGAATCAGTACGACCAGCACCGCTAG